One Mytilus trossulus isolate FHL-02 chromosome 5, PNRI_Mtr1.1.1.hap1, whole genome shotgun sequence DNA segment encodes these proteins:
- the LOC134719404 gene encoding SE-cephalotoxin-like, whose amino-acid sequence MFNILVGLTSKWSFMVILLLMVLSLDSSRCQDDEEVVSAGLELGKEITELLGKKEFTTTLSRIAKNIGPFLGALGPFVGFVLAFFPSESIESEELAYMKNMMKIIDQRLDNIDNRFNDIERLIQWNVVQVNFGQLEQRIRAVSLEFEYIYDVPEPAVQNRKELFISSYDNDYQNSGNKLYQAIVQRQGVFQEDLGTSVLRYTGYDRKMTQLFLLGVMQLLLQAVKVELGYLLVNQYNHNADYMKLKWEQRIKEVSNKFEQIDDQCVQNYHKYSGKDIDDFSSKNNGIDRNFSDKLYELLQKKYYWRTWIVVSMDPIGGDKFWVEVSGGHIRFKKNGRNIAVASYDENNQILDYKRAIRDMKNVQLTTRVGSWWTGYKNVPRPARNIGRDLYKTSASLVMVVSCYSYYSVNFVYQYRNWRGKVDRCPYYDFLMWGRME is encoded by the coding sequence GGTTGACATCAAAATGGTCCTTCATGGTGATACTATTGTTGATGGTTTTATCCCTTGATAGCAGCAGGTGTCAGGATGACGAAGAAGTTGTAAGTGCTGGCCTTGAATTAGGAAAGGAGATCACGGAACTGCTAGGAAAGAAAGAATTTACAACGACTTTATCACGGATCGCAAAAAATATTGGTCCTTTTCTTGGTGCATTAGGTCCATTCGTAGGATTCGTTTTGGCGTTCTTTCCATCCGAATCCATTGAATCTGAAGAGTTGGcttacatgaaaaatatgatgaAGATTATCGACCAACGTTTGGATAATATCGATAATCGATTTAACGATATCGAACGATTGATTCAATGGAATGTTGTACAGGTGAACTTTGGCCAACTAGAACAAAGGATAAGGGCAGTTTCACTagagtttgaatatatttatgacGTTCCAGAGCCTGCTGTGCAAAACAGGAAGGAGTTATTTATATCGAGTTATGATAATGATTATCAGAATAGTGGAAATAAATTGTATCAAGCGATTGTCCAACGACAAGGTGTTTTTCAAGAAGATCTTGGTACTTCCGTCTTGCGTTATACCGGATATGACCGCAAAATGACGCAGCTGTTTCTTCTAGGAGTTATGCAACTTCTTTTGCAAGCTGTAAAAGTAGAATTAGGTTACCTTCTAGTTAATCAATATAATCACAATGCAGATTATATGAAGTTGAAGTGGGAACAAAGAATAAAAGAAGTGAGTAACAAATTCGAACAAATTGACGATCAGTGCGTACAAAATTATCACAAATATTCAGGAAAGGATATTGACgatttttcttctaaaaataaTGGTATAGACAGAAATTTTTCCGATAAACTTTACGAATTGTTACAAAAGAAATACTATTGGAGAACCTGGATTGTTGTCTCAATGGACCCAATTGGCGGTGACAAATTTTGGGTTGAGGTTAGTGGAGGACACATcagatttaagaaaaatgggAGGAACATAGCTGTGGCGAGTTATGACGAGAACAACCAAATCCTAGATTATAAAAGAGCTATTCGAGacatgaaaaatgtacaattgaCAACTCGTGTTGGAAGTTGGTGGACAGGATATAAGAACGTCCCTCGTCCGGCACGAAATATCGGTCgtgatttatataaaacaagtgCCTCATTGGTTATGGTTGTAAGTTGTTACTCATATTATTCTGTCAACTTCGTTTACCAATATCGCAATTGGAGAGGCAAGGTCGACAGATGCCCCTATTATGATTTCTTGATGTGGGGTAGGATGGAGTAA